A genomic region of Bactrocera dorsalis isolate Fly_Bdor chromosome 3, ASM2337382v1, whole genome shotgun sequence contains the following coding sequences:
- the LOC105227326 gene encoding uncharacterized protein LOC105227326: MLSGQLTKHLLCVLLLLAIRKTLVIASALPKSTGFNENLAKDLLKLLENVRQKRDYNTVAICKTRAQDCIFDKLLPELSLPVVVMNKRLAFKYKSTFSKELVIVLCLEHENIDDVFEEINVFHDLKQTRILAYAPHATNSQLIEEICTNAMAKDIYNVLIIRNDFAESHKYYTCNKFPLDAPRYKEKSMDAAINSAIFDHQFRDMHGTKMLTYPDQLEPRTMLYYKADGKLEMEGYIGRLVRIFAGKVNATLAIEHPFEIGKTTYFGELLKLALNSTVDVAAGLTFPQSSADQEVMSYPVQHLDYCYMVPLPETIPINELFVGIVHLPTLFYIFVFTIIFAALLTHLNPHMQINFINIFLNDKSIRGILGQSFVPLVRPNLKVKLIIFLLCYMSIITNTTYQAYLQSYLTQPPLQPMYRTYDDMEAAGLKVLVSAKEKIILDTNSSVQEHPNLFEIMEDHNAWLRHRSSMNTKYVYPVSNARWEVFEFHQSLFHRPIFYFNSELCFFKSSIISLPTRPNLPYRDLLDDVILRLDSSGIIKEWMSLNFFVLAKLKLVVFEDLSKPLDSGRPLVLDDFFWICIQYFGCLTLALIAFAGEMLHYRWQYRERVRQATQLEFCN; encoded by the coding sequence ATGCTAAGTGGACAGCTTACGAAGCATTTATTAtgtgttttattgttattggcCATTCGAAAGACTTTAGTCATAGCGAGTGCACTACCTAAAAGTACGGGCTTTAATGAAAACCTCGCAAAAGATTTGCTAAAACTGCTCGAAAACGTGCGCCAGAAACGCGATTATAATACCGTAGCAATTTGCAAGACACGAGCGCAAGATTGCATTTTTGACAAACTACTTCCAGAGCTGTCATTACCCGTGGTGGTTATGAATAAACGGCTGgcttttaaatacaaatcaacATTCTCAAAAGAATTAGTTATTGTATTGTGTCTCGAGCATGAAAATATAGACGACGTATTCGAGGAAATTAATGTGTTCCACGACTTAAAGCAAACCCGCATCCTAGCCTATGCACCACATGCGACAAATTCACAGCTAATAGAAGAAATTTGCACCAACGCTATGGCTAAAGATATTTACAATGTCTTAATAATACGAAACGATTTTGCTGAAAGTCACAAATATTACACATGCAATAAATTTCCGCTTGATGCGCCACGCTATAAAGAGAAAAGCATGGACGCGGCCATAAATAGCGCGATCTTTGACCATCAGTTTCGCGATATGCATGGCACGAAGATGCTGACGTACCCCGATCAGCTCGAACCACGCACGATGCTTTACTACAAAGCTGATGGCAAGCTGGAAATGGAGGGTTACATCGGCAGATTGGTGAGAATATTTGCGGGCAAAGTAAATGCAACGCTGGCGATTGAACATCCCTTTGAAATAGGTAAAACTACGTACTTCGGTGAATTATTGAAGTTGGCGCTTAACAGCACTGTTGACGTGGCTGCGGGTTTGACATTTCCACAGTCATCGGCAGACCAGGAAGTGATGTCCTATCCAGTACAACACTTGGATTATTGTTATATGGTGCCGTTGCCCGAAACGATACCAATCAATGAGCTATTCGTTGGCATCGTGCATTTACCAACACTGTTTTACATCTTcgtttttactataattttcgCCGCTTTACTTACACATCTCAATCCGCACAtgcaaatcaattttattaatatttttttgaatgataaaagTATACGTGGCATTTTGGGGCAATCCTTCGTGCCGCTGGTGAGACCCAATCTAAAAGTGAAACTTATCATATTCTTACTTTGCTATATGAGCATCATCACCAATACGACGTATCAGGCTTATCTGCAATCCTATCTAACACAACCGCCTCTACAACCGATGTATCGCACTTACGACGACATGGAAGCTGCTGGTCTCAAAGTATTGGTTTCTGCCAAAGAAAAGATTATATTAGATACGAACAGCAGCGTACAGGAGCACCCTAACCTCTTTGAAATCATGGAAGACCACAACGCATGGTTGAGGCATCGTTCTTCGATGAACACGAAGTATGTGTATCCCGTATCAAATGCTCGCTGGGAGGTCTTCGAGTTTCATCAAAGTCTCTTCCATCGCCCAATATTCTATTTTAATAGCGAGCTTTGTTTCTTTAAAAGTTCCATAATTTCTTTGCCAACGCGCCCAAATCTGCCTTATCGTGATTTATTAGATGACGTCATATTACGTCTAGATTCGTCGGGTATTATAAAAGAGTGGATGTCGttgaatttctttgttttggccAAATTGAAGTTGGTGGTATTCGAAGATTTAAGTAAGCCACTGGATTCTGGAAGACCCTTAGTTTTAGATGATTTCTTCTGGATATGCATTCAATACTTTGGCTGCCTGACTTTGGCACTAATCGCTTTTGCAGGAGAAATGTTGCATTACCGTTGGCAATATCGGGAACGTGTGCGGCAGGCGACTCAATTAGAGTTCTGTAATTAA